Proteins from a genomic interval of Cottoperca gobio chromosome 8, fCotGob3.1, whole genome shotgun sequence:
- the tmem150b gene encoding modulator of macroautophagy TMEM150B yields the protein MWLWALLPVCLAVFGTVGVWTVFAVAVTNGSVNLTEGVPFISQCGTYAPQSCLFSQICNICSFLALWIVVIRFQQVRDYGNHGKVNTASIVLGFISSLGTSIIGNFQQSVLMRIHLLGAFLAFFLGLAYFWVQLFLTCRAPPSQDRWWLVPVRAACCIFCTILVVLMVVFHNTGSPSEAAVCEWALVMLFFCLFGLFAAEFRHIDCHLTVQKLPLGNASVEMNNSVADAL from the exons ATGTGGCTGTGGGCGTTGCTCCCCGTCTGCCTGGCTGTCTTTGGCACTGTGGGCGTCTGGACTGT GTTCGCTGTCGCCGTAACAAATGGATCAGTCAACCTCACAGAAGGAGTCCCTTTCATCAG TCAGTGTGGCACTTACGCACCTCAGAGCTGTCTTTTCTCCCAGATCTGCAACATCTGCTCTTTTTTAG ccCTGTGGATTGTGGTGATCCGTTTCCAGCAGGTTCGGGACTATGGGAACCATGGAAAGGTCAACACAGCCAGCATTGTTTTGGGATTCATCTCCTCTCTAGGAACCTCCATCATTGGTAACTTCCAG CAATCAGTCTTAATGAGGATTCACCTTTTGGGAGCGTTCCTGGCTTTCTTCCTTGGCCTGGCCTACTTCTGGGTACAGCTGTTTCTAACCTGCAGGGCTCCGCCGTCTCAGGACCGATGGTGGCTCGTGCCTGTCAGGGCGGCTTGCTGCATCTTCTGCACCATCCTGGTCGTCCTGA TGGTTGTTTTCCACAATACAGGCTCTCcctctgaggctgctgtgtgtgaATGGGCCTTGGTCATGTTGTTCTTCTGCCTGTTTGGCCTTTTTGCAGCTGAGTTCAGACACATCGACTGTCACCTCACTGTACAGAAACTACCTCTTGGGAACGCCTCGGTAGAAATGAACAATTCTGTTGCAGATGCactctga
- the adsl gene encoding adenylosuccinate lyase — protein sequence MEEVDEFMKYRSPLVSRYASKEMAYNFSDRKKFTTWRKLWIYLAKAEKALGLPITDTQILEMESHEVDIDFAMAAEEERKLRHDVMAHVHTFAHCCPTAAPIIHLGATSCYVGDNTDLIMLRDGFDVLLPKLARVIDRLANFAEKYADLPTLGFTHYQPAQLTTVGKRACLWLQDLAMDMRNMQRARDDLRFRGVKGTTGTQASFLQLFQGDHDKVEELDRMVTEMAGFKKAYLVTGQTYSRKVDVDCLSSLASLGATVHKICTDIRLLANLKEIEEPFEKEQIGSSAMPYKRNPMRAERCCSLARHLVALLADPLQTASVQWLERTLDDSANRRISLPESFLTADIILSTLQNITEGLVVYPKVIERHIRHELPFMATENIIMAMVKAGGNRQDCHEKIRVLSQEAAAVVKQEGGDNDLLARVQRDSYFAPILGQLDSVLDPKTFIGRAPQQVARFMSEEVRPLLEPYKAKMDVKIELEL from the exons GCTCTGGGCCTGCCCATCACGGACACCCAGATTCTGGAGATGGAGAGCCACGAAGTGGACATCGACTTCGCCATGGCGGCCGAGGAGGAGCGTAAACTCAGGCACGATGTCATGGCTCACGTGCACACCTTCGCACACTGCTGCCCCACTGCCGCTCCCATCATCCACCTCGGTGCCACCTCCTGCTACGTGGGCGACAACACT gATCTGATTATGCTGCGTGACGGATTCGACGTTCTCTTGCCTAAG CTGGCCCGAGTCATTGACAGACTGGCAAACTTTGCGGAGAAATACGCTGACCTCCCCACGCTTGGCTTCACACACTACCA GCCTGCCCAGTTGACCACAGTAGGGAAGCGAGCGTGCCTGTGGTTGCAGGACTTGGCCATGGACATGCGGAACATGCAGCGAGCCCGTGACGACCTGCGTTTCAGGGGGGTCAAGGGGACCACCGGCACCCAGGCCAGCTTCCTGCAGCTATTTCAGGGGGACCATGACAAG GTGGAAGAGCTTGACAGAATGGTGACGGAGATGGCTGGCTTCAAAAA AGCCTACCTGGTAACTGGACAGACGTACAGCCGTAAGGTGGACGTCGACTGTCTGTCCAGCCTGGCCAGTTTGGGAGCCACTGTTCACAAG ATCTGTACAGACATCCGCCTGCTCGCCAACCTGAAGGAGATTGAGGAGCCTTTTGAGAAAGAGCAGATTG GTTCCAGTGCCATGCCCTACAAGAGGAACCCCATGCGCGCAGAGCGTTGCTGCAGCTTGGCCCGACATCTGGTGGCCCTGCTGGCCGACCCGCTGCAGACGGCGTCAGTCCAGTGGCTGGAGAGGACGCTGGACGACAGCGCCAACAG GAGGATCTCGCTGCCCGAGTCCTTCCTGACAGCTGACATCATACTCAGCACTCTGCAGAACATCACAGAGGGACTGGTGGTGTACCCCAAAGTCATCGAGAGACACATCCGCCATGAGCTGCCCTTCATGGCCACAGAGAACATCATTATGGCCATGGTGAAGGCCGGAGGAAACAGACAG GACTGCCACGAGAAGATTCGTGTTCTGTCCCAGGAGGCAGCAGCTGTGGTCAAACAGGAGGGCGGAGATAACGACTTGCTGGCCAGAGTCCAGCGAGACTCTTACTTTGCCCCCATACTGGGGCAGCTGGACTCCGTACTGGACCCCAAGACCTTTATCGGCCGGGCTCCCCAGCAG GTGGCCAGGTTCATGTCTGAAGAAgttcgccccctgctggagccGTACAAGGCCAAAATGGACGTCAAGATTGAGCTGGAGCTGtga